One stretch of Rosistilla oblonga DNA includes these proteins:
- a CDS encoding DUF7691 family protein, translated as MAGYFLYSLDWPSLNSFLESPSEDLAAAMAENVSELLDSYDEQLEDDDEAADWPSDTESLLPILIDRLQRKDWYADLSEIGKNIWERAFVDLCNDDELNPFGFECESDGVYWNIVSEAIAHHDQPKNQLTEKEITHFGARPFRYWHSGRLNWDAWQPMHSMHSPAEVVALAEQFEAAEATLRDSRHPEVDEDYEELMSVLDKLKANGRVLYVSVDT; from the coding sequence ATGGCAGGCTATTTTCTTTATTCGCTCGATTGGCCGAGTCTCAATTCGTTCCTCGAATCGCCCAGCGAAGATCTAGCGGCCGCGATGGCGGAGAACGTTTCGGAGCTGTTGGACAGCTACGACGAGCAGCTTGAGGACGATGACGAAGCCGCCGATTGGCCGAGCGATACCGAATCGCTGCTCCCTATTCTGATCGATCGCTTGCAACGGAAGGATTGGTATGCCGACCTCTCCGAGATTGGAAAAAACATTTGGGAGCGGGCGTTCGTCGACCTCTGTAATGACGACGAACTCAATCCGTTTGGCTTTGAATGCGAGAGCGATGGCGTCTACTGGAACATCGTCAGCGAAGCCATAGCGCACCACGACCAACCCAAAAATCAACTCACCGAAAAAGAGATCACGCACTTTGGCGCGCGGCCGTTTCGGTACTGGCACTCCGGTCGGCTCAACTGGGACGCCTGGCAACCGATGCACAGCATGCACTCGCCAGCGGAAGTTGTCGCGTTGGCTGAACAGTTTGAAGCTGCCGAAGCCACGCTCCGCGACAGCCGACATCCGGAGGTCGACGAAGACTACGAAGAACTGATGTCGGTGTTGGATAAACTAAAAGCAAACGGCCGCGTGTTGTATGTCAGCGTCGACACGTAG